The following are from one region of the Megachile rotundata isolate GNS110a chromosome 15, iyMegRotu1, whole genome shotgun sequence genome:
- the thoc7 gene encoding THO complex subunit 7, whose protein sequence is MCDEEVIRRRLLIDGDGTGDDRRINMLLKSFIKWANSSDVDNTLHERMLSQLAQCEFAQRKSRLVSNMSQEELKNYEKLSKEIEVQIEEAKKDIEKTKAELQEAKRVRKNRIEYDVLAKVINEQPDRVETNLKLATLREELGKLKEKSEQLEHKLEMRRKQFHVLISSIHSLQGMLDECDEEIMDVSLENYEDVDTSVSIKTEAS, encoded by the exons atgtgTGACG AAGAGGTAATACGTCGGAGATTGCTCATAGATGGAGATGGTACTGGAGATGATAGAAGAATAAATATGCTTTTGAAATCATTTATTAAATGGGCAAATTCGTCAGATGTAGACAATACATTGCATGAAAGAATGTTGTCGCAATTGGCTCAGTGTGAATTTGCACAGAGAAAGTCTAGATTAGTCTCAAATATGAGCcaagaagaattaaaaaattatgaaaaattatctAAGGAAATTGAAGTACAGATAGAAGAAGCTAAAAAAGACATAGAAAAAACAAAAGCAGAATTACAGGAAGCAAAACGTGTAAGGAAAAATAGGATTGAATATGATGTATTAGCAAAAGTTATTAATGAACAACCGGACAGAGTGGAAACAAATTTAAAGCTTGCTACACTGCGtgaggaattaggaaaattaaag GAAAAGTCTGAACAATTAGAACACAAACTGGAAATGAGACGTAAACAGTTTCATGTTTTGATATCCTCCATACATTCTTTACAAGGAATGCTAGATGAGTGTGACGAAGAAATAATGGATGTAAGTTTAGAAAATTATGAAGATGTAGATACTTCAGTATCTATTAAAACTGAGGCATCTTGA
- the LOC105662547 gene encoding putative RNA/DNA demethylase ALKBH6, whose product MEEYNCVFPNNVIPKVPKLAMYVPNFITPEEEEEILRCVNNAPLPKWTQLSHRRLQNWGGIPHPKGMIAEEIPSWLMKYVNKISSCNIFEKEKLPNHVLINEYLPGQGIMAHSDGPLFHPIVTTISCGSHTLLDFYKRLDSTQQHELNLEFSFLLERRSLLILQGDLYHHYLHSIAEKDTDVISGSIIKNLSICGEEFKEEQILKRGVRLSLTIRHVPKTSKLKLKFG is encoded by the exons ATGGAAGAATACAATTGTGTTTTTCCTAACAACGTGATTCCTAAg GTGCCCAAGTTAGCTATGTATGTACCAAATTTTATTACAccggaggaagaagaagaaatattaAGATGTGTTAATAATGCACCTTTACCAAAGTGGACACAGCTAAGTCATCGAAGATTACAAAATTGGGGTGGCATTCCACATCCCAAAGGTATGATAGCAGAAGAAATACCAAGT TGGCtaatgaaatatgtaaataaaatttcatcctGTAATATATTTGAGAAAGAAAAGTTACCTAATCATGTTCTGATCAATGAATATTTACCTGGTCAGGGAATAATG gcACATTCAGATGGTCCACTCTTCCATCCTATTGTAACAACTATTAGCTGTGGATCTCATACACTTCTTGACTTTTATAAACGACTTGACAGCACACAG CAACATGAACTAAACTTAGAATTTAGCTTTCTATTAGAACGCAGAAGTTTGCTTATTCTGCAAGGAGATCTGTATCATCATTATTTACATTCCATTGCAGAAAAAGATACCGATGTTATTTCAGgatcaattataaaaaatttaagcaTATGTGGAGAAGAATTTAAAGAAGAGCAGATATTAAAGCGAGGTGTTAGATTGTCTTTAACTATTAGGCATGTTCCTAAAACTAgtaaattaaaactgaaatttggataa